From one Pristis pectinata isolate sPriPec2 chromosome 12, sPriPec2.1.pri, whole genome shotgun sequence genomic stretch:
- the LOC127576520 gene encoding titin-like, giving the protein MGVAPYLCLLLSCLAGVRSAVVLTQPASAVVKPGESHRLTCAVSGVDLKNKNVHWVRQVFGKELEWLAIVWTKNNPDYAPGLQNRLIASKDRNTVFLEMKNPTVDDTAVYYCARDGGTPYYDLRDWGKGTSLTVTSVAKSLPSVYITPSCNTKSGQEISLLCLVKDYQPESISQTWSTKSGDITTGIKKYPAVLGQSSTYTMSSLLRVPAADWNRNEVYSCKAGYEPSEMVTAEFQKPQSPKLIPLVPSPEVIHNQTTAVLGCVVSGFHLDKFKVSWKNSGLAQAGIVLPSTSKTNASSETFAYLTLPMNDWTNGHVYTCEVSHVPYGFRERISMQYKEELFVFIRNPGIEEMWINKTPILKCTVICSDPGKVHISWLVNGKDRSREAVIRQPEREGTQNTVISELRTSIEEWFSGVEYVCSAREPSSKPVSARTRSTKVETKRPKVRLLPPPNDGTKSGNTATLECVVSGFYPDIINVAWEKDGSVITSNTTSAAPTALEQGGTFSASHFLTVSTEEWKKGSVFRCTVSHPPSSSSVSREVKNIQELFVFIRNPGIEEMWINKTTILKCTVICSDPGKVHISWLVNGKDRSREAVIRQPERKGTQNTVISELRTSTEEWFSGVEYVCSAREPSSKPVSARTRSTKVETKRPKVRLLPPPHDGTKSRNTATLECVVSGFYPDIINVAWEKDGSLITSNTTSAAPTALEQGGTFSASHFLTVSTEEWKKGSVFRCTVSHPPSSSSVSREVKNIQELFVFIRNPGIEEMWINKTPILKCTVICSDPGKVHISWLVSGKDRSREAVIRQPERERTQNTVISELHTSTEEWFSGVEYVCTAREPSSKPVSARTSTTKVETKRPKVRLLPPPHDGTKSRNTATLECVVSGFYPDIINVAWEKDGSLITSNTTSAAPTALEQGGTFSASHFLTVSTEEWKKGSVFRCTVSHPPSSSSVSREVKNIQELFVFIRNPGIEEMWINKTAILKCTVICSDPGKVHISWLVNGKDRSREAVIRQPEREGTQNTVISELRTSIEEWFSGVEYVCTAREPSSKPVSARTSTTKVETKRPKVRLLPPPHDGTKSRNTATLECVVSGFYPDIINVAWEKDGSLITSNTTSAAPTALEQGGTFSASHFLTVSTEEWKKGSVFRCTVSHPPSSSSVSREVKNIQELFVFIRNPGIEEMWINKTPILKCTVICSDPGKVHISWLVNGKDRSREAVIRQPEREKTQNTVISELRTSTEEWFSGVEYVCSAREPSSKPVSARTRSTKVETKRPKVRLLPPPHDGTKSRNTATLECVVSGFYPDIINVTWEKDGSVITSNTTSAAPTALEQGGTFSASHFLTVSTQEWKKGSVFRCTVSHPPSSSSVSREVKNIQELFVFIRNPGIEEMWINKTTILKCTVICSDPGKVQISWLVDGKDRSTEAVIQQLEREETQSTVISELRTSTEEWFSGVEYVCSAREPSSKPVSVQTKSTKVEMKRPKVRLLPPPHEGTKSRNTATLECVVSGFYPDIINVTWEKVGSVLTSNTTSAAPTALEQGGTFSASHFLTVSTEEWQKGSVFRCTVSHPPSNSSVSREVKNIQELFVFIQNPGIEEMWINKTTILKCTVICSDPGKVHISWLVNGKDRSREAVIRQPEREGTQNTVISELRTSIEEWFSGVEYVCSAREPSSKPVSAQTRSTKVETKRPKVRLLPPPHDGTKSRNTATLECVVSGFYPDRIDITWEKDGSLITSNTTSAAPTALEQGGTFSASHFLTVSTEEWKKGSVFRCTVSHPPSNSSVSREVKNIQDAA; this is encoded by the exons tGGCCAAGTCCTTGCCATCAGTCTACATCACCCCTTCCTGCAACACGAAATCTGGCCAAGAGATCAGCCTCCTCTGTCTGGTCAAGGACTATCAGCCTGAGAGCATCAGTCAGACATGGTCCACCAAGAGTGGGGACATCACCACTGGAATCAAGAAGTACCCGGCAGTCTTGGGGCAAAGTTCAACATACACAATGAGCAGCTTGCTCCGAGTCCCTGCGGCGGATTGGAACAGGAATGAAGTCTACTCCTGCAAGGCAGGGTACGAGCCAAGCGAGATGGTGACAGCAGAGTTCCAGAAACCTCAAT CTCCAAAGCTCATCCCCCTTGTTCCATCCCCGGAGGTTATCCACAATCAAACAACTGCTGTCCTGGGCTGTGTGGTATCTGGATTCCACCTTGACAAATTTAAAGTTTCCTGGAAAAACAGTGGATTAGCTCAAGCAGGCATCGTTCTCCCTTCCACTTCAAAAACCAATGCTAGTTCTGAAACATTTGCTTACCTGACACTGCCTATGAATGACTGGACCAATGGACATGTATATACTTGTGAAGTGAGCCATGTTCCTTATGGCTTCAGGGAAAGGATCAGCATGCAATATAAAGAGG AATTGTTTGTCTTTATTCGAAATCCTGGCATTGAAGAGATGTGGATCAACAAGACCCCTATCCTCAAGTGTACTGTCATCTGTAGTGATCCAGGCAAGGTCCACATTTCTTGGCTGGTCAATGGGAAGGACAGAAGTAGGGAAGCTGTGATCCGACAACCGGAGAGGGAAGGGACTCAAAACACAGTGATCAGTGAACTCCGGACCAGTATAGAGGAGTGGTTCAGTGGGGTTGAGTACGTGTGCTCTGCTCGAGAGCCTTCTTCCAAACCAGTGTCAGCGCGGACAAGAAGTACCAAAG TGGAGACCAAACGTCCCAAGGTCAGACTGCTGCCTCCACCAAACGACGGGACCAAGAGTGGGAACACGGCCACCCTCGAGTGTGTGGTCTCTGGATTCTACCCGGACATCATAAACGTCGCCTGGGAGAAAGACGGCTCCGTGATCACCTCAAACACCACCAGCGCTGCACCGACTGCTCTGGAGCAGGGGGGCACTTTCAGTGCCAGCCATTTCCTGACTGTGAGTACAGAGGAGTGGAAGAAAGGCTCGGTCTTCAGATGTACAGTATCTCATCCCCCCTCCAGCAGCAGTGTCAGCCGGGAGGTGAAGAACATCCAAG AATTGTTTGTCTTTATTCGAAATCCTGGCATTGAAGAGATGTGGATCAACAAGACCACTATCCTGAAGTGCACTGTCATCTGTAGTGATCCAGGCAAGGTCCACATTTCTTGGCTGGTCAATGGGAAGGACAGAAGTAGGGAAGCTGTGATCCGACAACCGGAAAGGAAAGGGACCCAAAACACAGTGATCAGTGAACTCCGGACCAGTACAGAGGAGTGGTTCAGTGGGGTTGAGTACGTGTGCTCTGCTCGAGAGCCTTCTTCCAAACCAGTGTCAGCGCGGACAAGAAGTACCAAAG TGGAGACCAAACGTCCCAAGGTCAGactgctgcctccaccacacgaCGGGACCAAGAGTAGGAACACGGCCACCCTCGAGTGTGTGGTCTCTGGATTCTACCCGGACATCATAAACGTCGCCTGGGAGAAAGACGGCTCCCTGATCACCTCAAACACCACCAGCGCTGCACCGACTGCTCTGGAGCAGGGGGGCACTTTCAGTGCCAGCCATTTCCTGACTGTGAGTACAGAGGAGTGGAAGAAAGGCTCAGTCTTCAGATGTACGGTATCTCATCCCCCCTCCAGCAGCAGTGTCAGCCGGGAGGTGAAGAACATCCAAG AATTGTTTGTCTTTATTCGAAATCCTGGCATTGAAGAGATGTGGATCAACAAGACCCCTATCCTGAAGTGCACTGTTATCTGTAGTGATCCAGGCAAGGTCCATATTTCTTGGCTGGTCAGTGGAAAGGACAGAAGTAGGGAAGCTGTGATCCGACAACCAGAAAGGGAAAGGACCCAAAACACAGTGATCAGTGAGCTCCATACCAGTACGGAGGAGTGGTTCAGTGGGGTTGAGTACGTGTGCACTGCTCGAGAGCCTTCTTCCAAACCAGTGTCAGCGCGGACAAGTACCACCAAAG TGGAGACCAAACGTCCCAAGGTCAGactgctgcctccaccacatgACGGGACCAAGAGTAGGAACACGGCCACCCTCGAGTGTGTGGTCTCTGGATTCTACCCGGACATCATAAACGTCGCCTGGGAGAAAGACGGCTCCCTGATCACCTCAAACACCACCAGCGCTGCACCGACTGCTCTGGAGCAGGGGGGCACTTTCAGTGCCAGCCATTTCCTGACTGTGAGTACAGAGGAGTGGAAGAAAGGCTCAGTCTTCAGATGTACAGTATCTCATCCCCCCTCCAGCAGCAGTGTCAGCCGGGAGGTGAAGAACATCCAAG AATTGTTTGTCTTTATTCGAAATCCTGGCATTGAAGAGATGTGGATCAACAAGACCGCTATCCTGAAGTGCACTGTTATCTGTAGTGATCCAGGCAAGGTCCACATTTCTTGGCTGGTCAATGGGAAGGACAGAAGTAGGGAAGCTGTGATCCGACAACCGGAGAGGGAAGGGACCCAAAACACAGTGATCAGTGAACTCCGGACCAGTATAGAGGAGTGGTTCAGTGGGGTTGAGTACGTGTGCACTGCTCGAGAGCCTTCTTCCAAACCAGTGTCAGCGCGGACAAGTACCACCAAAG TGGAGACCAAACGTCCCAAGGTCAGactgctgcctccaccacacgaCGGGACCAAGAGTAGGAACACGGCCACCCTCGAGTGTGTGGTCTCTGGATTCTACCCGGACATCATAAACGTCGCCTGGGAGAAAGACGGCTCCCTGATCACCTCAAACACCACCAGCGCTGCACCGACTGCTCTGGAGCAGGGGGGCACTTTCAGTGCCAGCCATTTCCTGACTGTGAGTACAGAGGAGTGGAAGAAAGGCTCAGTCTTCAGATGTACAGTATCTCATCCCCCCTCCAGCAGCAGTGTCAGCCGGGAGGTGAAGAACATCCAAG AATTGTTTGTCTTTATTCGAAATCCTGGCATTGAAGAGATGTGGATCAACAAGACCCCTATCCTCAAGTGCACTGTCATCTGTAGTGATCCAGGCAAGGTCCATATTTCTTGGCTGGTCAATGGAAAGGACAGAAGTAGGGAAGCTGTGATCCGACAACCGGAAAGGGAAAAGACCCAAAACACAGTGATCAGTGAACTCCGGACCAGTACAGAGGAGTGGTTCAGTGGGGTTGAGTACGTGTGCTCTGCTCGAGAGCCTTCTTCCAAACCAGTATCAGCGCGGACAAGAAGTACCAAAG TGGAGACCAAACGTCCCAAGGTCAGactgctgcctccaccacatgACGGGACCAAGAGTAGGAACACGGCCACCCTCGAGTGTGTGGTCTCTGGATTCTACCCGGACATCATAAACGTCACCTGGGAGAAAGACGGCTCCGTGATCACCTCAAACACCACCAGCGCTGCACCGACTGCTCTGGAGCAGGGGGGCACTTTCAGTGCCAGCCATTTCCTGACTGTGAGTACACAGGAGTGGAAGAAAGGCTCAGTCTTCAGATGTACGGTATCTCATCCCCCCTCCAGCAGCAGTGTCAGCCGGGAGGTGAAGAACATCCAAG AATTGTTTGTCTTTATTCGAAATCCTGGCATTGAAGAGATGTGGATCAACAAGACCACTATCCTGAAGTGCACTGTTATCTGTAGTGATCCAGGCAAGGTCCAAATTTCTTGGCTGGTCGATGGAAAGGACAGAAGTACAGAAGCTGTGATCCAACAACTGGAAAGGGAAGAGACCCAAAGCACAGTGATCAGTGAACTCCGGACCAGTACAGAGGAGTGGTTCAGTGGGGTTGAGTACGTGTGCTCTGCTCGAGAGCCTTCTTCCAAACCAGTGTCAGTGCAGACAAAAAGTACCAAAG TGGAGATGAAACGTCCCAAGGTCAGACTGCTGCCTCCACCGCACGAAGGGACCAAGAGTAGGAACACGGCCACCCTCGAGTGTGTGGTCTCTGGATTCTACCCGGACATCATAAACGTCACCTGGGAGAAAGTCGGCTCTGTGCTCACCTCAAACACCACCAGCGCTGCACCGACTGCTCTGGAGCAGGGGGGCACTTTCAGTGCCAGCCATTTCCTGACTGTGAGTACAGAGGAGTGGCAGAAGGGCTCAGTCTTCAGATGTACAGTATCTCATCCCCCCTCCAACAGCAGTGTCAGCCGGGAGGTGAAGAACATCCAAG AATTGTTTGTCTTTATTCAAAATCCTGGCATTGAAGAGATGTGGATCAACAAGACCACTATCCTGAAGTGCACTGTTATCTGTAGTGATCCAGGCAAGGTCCACATTTCTTGGCTGGTCAATGGGAAGGACAGAAGTAGGGAAGCTGTGATCCGACAACCGGAGAGGGAAGGGACCCAAAACACAGTGATCAGTGAACTCCGGACCAGTATAGAGGAGTGGTTCAGTGGGGTTGAGTACGTGTGCTCTGCTCGAGAGCCTTCTTCCAAACCAGTGTCAGCGCAGACAAGAAGTACCAAAG TGGAGACCAAACGTCCCAAGGTCAGactgctgcctccaccacacgaCGGGACCAAGAGTAGGAACACGGCCACCCTCGAGTGTGTGGTCTCCGGATTCTACCCAGACCGCATTGACATTACCTGGGAGAAAGACGGCTCCCTGATCACCTCAAACACCACCAGCGCTGCACCAACTGCTCTGGAGCAGGGGGGCACTTTCAGTGCCAGCCATTTCCTGACTGTGAGTACAGAGGAGTGGAAGAAAGGCTCAGTCTTCAGATGTACGGTATCTCATCCCCCCTCCAACAGCAGTGTCAGCCGGGAGGTGAAGAACATCCAAG atgcagcctga